A genomic stretch from Taeniopygia guttata chromosome 9, bTaeGut7.mat, whole genome shotgun sequence includes:
- the AP2M1 gene encoding AP-2 complex subunit mu has translation MIGGLFIYNHKGEVLISRVYRDDIGRNAVDAFRVNVIHARQQVRSPVTNIARTSFFHVKRSNIWLAAVTKQNVNAAMVFEFLYKMCDVMTAYFGKISEENIKNNFVLIYELLDEILDFGYPQNSETGALKTFITQQGIKSQTKEEQSQITSQVTGQIGWRREGIKYRRNELFLDVLESVNLLMSPQGQVLSAHVSGRVVMKSYLSGMPECKFGMNDKIVIEKQGKGTADETGKSGKQSIAIDDCTFHQCVRLSKFDSERSISFIPPDGEFELMRYRTTKDIILPFRVIPLVREVGRTKLEVKVVIKSNFKPSLLAQKIEVRIPTPLNTSGVQVICMKGKAKYKASENAIVWKIKRMAGMKESQISAEIELLPTNDKKKWARPPISMNFEVPFAPSGLKVRYLKVFEPKLNYSDHDVIKWVRYIGRSGIYETRC, from the exons ATGATCGGAGGCTTGTTCATCTATAATCACAAAGGAGAGGTTTTAATCTCTCGCGTCTACCGGGATGACATTGG GCGCAATGCCGTGGACGCCTTCCGCGTCAATGTCATCCACGCACGGCAGCAGGTGCGCTCGCCTGTCACCAACATCGCCCGCACAAGTTTCTTCCATGTCAAGCGCTCCAACATCTGGCTGGCTGCTGTCACCAAGCAGAATGTCAATGCTGCCATGGTATTCGAGTTTCTTTACAAGATGTGTGACGTGATGACTGCCTACTTCGGGAAGATCAGCGAGGAGAACATAAAGAACAACTTCGTGCTGATCTATGAGCTGCTGGATG AAATCCTGGACTTTGGCTATCCCCAGAACTCTGAAACAGGGGCCCTGAAGACTTTCATCACTCAGCAAGGCATCAAGAGTCAG ACCAAGGAAGAGCAGTCCCAGATCACCAGCCAGGTTACTGGACAGATTGGATGGAGACGTGAAGGAATCAAATACCGTCGCAATGAACTCTTTCTTGATGTGCTGGAGAGTGTGAATCTCTTAATGTCCCCACAGG GTCAGGTTTTGAGTGCCCATGTCTCTGGCAGAGTGGTAATGAAGAGTTATCTGAGTGGAATGCCAGAATGCAAGTTTGGCATGAATGACAAGATTGTCATTGAAAAACAGGGCAAAGGGACTGCGGATGAAACGGGGAAAAG CGGCAAACAGTCAATTGCCATTGATGACTGCACTTTCCACCAGTGTGTGAGGCTCAGCAAGTTTGATTCCGAGAGGAGCATCAGCTTCATTCCACCAGATGGAGAATTTGAGCTTATGAG ATACCGAACCACGAAGGACATTATCCTTCCCTTCCGTGTGATCCCACTGGTGCGGGAGGTGGGCCGGACCAAGCTGGAAGTGAAGGTGGTGATCAAATCAAATTTCAAACCTTCCTTGCTAGCCCAGAAGATAGag GTCCGGATCCCAACACCCCTCAATACCAGTGGAGTGCAAGTCATCTGCATGAAAGGGAAGGCGAAGTACAAGGCCAGTGAGAATGCCATTGTCTGGAA GATAAAACGTATGGCTGGAATGAAGGAATCCCAGATCAGTGCGGAGATTGAGCTGCTGCCCACCAATGACAAGAAGAAGTGGGCTCGACCTCCCATCTCCATGAACTTTGAG GTCCCATTTGCACCCTCTGGGCTGAAGGTGCGATACCTGAAAGTCTTTGAGCCAAAGCTGAACTACAGTGACCATGATGTGATAAAATGGGTGAGGTACATCGGCAGGAGTGGGATCTATGAGACCAGATGCTAG